TTAAATAGAACTGTGACGCGGCATGGAACCAAAATCACTCAGGCAGGGGCTTTCATAAGCTTGATCAATAGTTATAGAAATATGATGTTAGTACATTAAAGGGGCTAGatcacgctgttttaggtaattttgttttattttgttagttacgagctctaaacgtcaaatcgGCAGAGCAAGAGTCcctcattttcagaatcacggccacataacaactgagaatgattttccagctgtttaaatgacattttgatataaactgatataaatttgaaaaaaggtgggccgacgtttttgaaatttacccaaatgcaatccatttcaatcctccccagttttgtccatccttgtcccttcttagctttcctgtgttttgtttgagttcttctataggtttgagccgttattttgttatttcatttaTTCTATGACCACTTCATCAATGCTGAAATTTTAAATTCACGCATCCACATTATGCgatagttaaaaacaaaaacaaggacTATCAAgaaggacaaaagaaaagcttttcaacaaatctttttccctgtatttttattttaatttgatgAACGCAATAGCCACGTCTTTCCTCAGTACTAATTTTAGTTTGATGTGCGATTGTTTTTGAATCATTCAAATATTTTCATAATAGTACAAACTAAACGCAAGGCCTTTCCCGATTGCGCTGGTAAAATCCTGGAAAAGTGCTGGCAAGAATGGCTAAATAGTGCTCAAAATCTCAAAATAGTGCTAAAAAAGTGCTAAAAGTTGCACAGTGCTATTGTTTTCCGACTGATTTAGTGCTTCCATTTGTGCTCATAAAATACTAAAGCCGGTTAATAAGAATTGTAAATAAATTGAACAGTACCAGTGAAAAGGTTACTCATCAAAGGATTTGAGATGACACACacatcaaccaatcagaaacttCTATTCTCACGCTCATTAAGGATAACTCCCCGTGCCTTTCCATGACAACGGTCTTTTATTCTTGACAACATCTTTAGTTATTCAACTTCGTGACTTGGGACACGATTCTCGTTCCGAGCGACAGGCAGTTTTTACTTTAAAAAGTTTTCCAAGACATGGGGTGCTCAAAATGCAAAATAGTGCTCCAAACGTAAAAAAGCGCTCAAAAGGTGCTCAGCGCAATCGGGAGTAATAAACGCGTTAAGCTTCTAAAAACTGAAAGGCCAACGATGCAAACGTAATTTATCAACTTGATCAATAACAAGGCCCAGGACTATCAAGAATATTATTAtagtatttttatttcaatttgccTGAGTGCAAGCAAGCGAAGACAATATTAAGCAGACCGAAAAGACGTCTCCAAGGAGTAAGCGTCGCCTTTCGGGTTtcaaaaatcatttctataaGCAGGACGTTCCAAAATGCCAAACCAACTGAGGATGGGAAGATCAATGCCGCTTTTGTATTTACTGTGGATCGGAACTGTGTTGGGGTTATGTTCTTGGATTCTTCATTTATCAAAACCAAACACTGGCGTCACCTGTACAAAGAAGTTTGAAGATACATTCACAGCCACACCGAAGTCCAGAGACTTTTCAGGCGGTCGCATGGAAAACGTGAGCATAAACGAGCCAGGTGCCAGACTACACTTGGTTACTCAGTTTCCAGTTTTCAATCCTTCATTGGGTTTAGGTGAGAAAGGAGCGAAAGAGCGACAAGAGGAAGTCATCTTCTGCCTTCAGCGAAACTTACTCAGTCCTCACATCCACACAATTCACATTCTTTGTGAAGACGCCCACGATGTTTTATTTGTGAAAGCTCTGAACTTATCTATGGACTGGAAGCTCGTTTTTCAAATCCTAGGTCGTCGCATGACCTACAAAGATGCGTTTCAATATGCTTCACGAAACTTGTTGGGTAAAAATACGATAATTATGAACTCGGATAATTACGTTCATGAAGGATTTGAACACTTAGATGAAAACATATTAGCCGATAAAACGATGTATGCATTAACGAGGCGAGAAATAGCAGAAGAAGGCCGAAAATGCAATTATGAAGATTATTGTGCTGTGAATTACACATATCGAGGCTCCCATGATGCATGGGTTTTTCGATTAATGGCCCCAATAGCCAGTGATATTCTCGACAAGATCAACTATCCACAAAATTACATGGGAATTGAACAAGTTTTAATCTTTTACTTTAAAACGTCCGAAGGGTTTACGGTGAAGAATCCATgcaggattttgaaaatcgttcaTCATCATTGCAGCGATACAAGGGTTAAGAAAGATCGATACATCAATGGACGAAGGATTGATGTAATACTTGGAATCAGGTCAGATAAAACGCCAGGTGAACTGTGTCATGCATCATTTTCAGGTCTGTAATTACTAACATTGCTTCTGTacgtaaaattgatttttctttAGTAGCTTTCACTTTCGAGGGTGATGCAGGTTCTATGGAACTTCCTTTCACTGTTAGTTTTTATGTAACACGAGAATCTACGTCgtgaaaacctttttaatatGTTACCAGGTTGCACATTTAAGCTCGATGTAGTTTCAAACAGCTTTTTGATGGTTGCTTGACACAAGGGGTGAGTTTATAGCGCAGAAATTATAACATTAGCTTTCAAGATGTGTAGTAGTTTTTGCATATATTATCGTGACCACCTTGTTGTTCTATATCACGACATTTATCTGTAACCATAGTTGGTGattaaaatttatttagttgttgttgtt
This genomic window from Acropora muricata isolate sample 2 chromosome 2, ASM3666990v1, whole genome shotgun sequence contains:
- the LOC136909113 gene encoding uncharacterized protein, which translates into the protein MPNQLRMGRSMPLLYLLWIGTVLGLCSWILHLSKPNTGVTCTKKFEDTFTATPKSRDFSGGRMENVSINEPGARLHLVTQFPVFNPSLGLGEKGAKERQEEVIFCLQRNLLSPHIHTIHILCEDAHDVLFVKALNLSMDWKLVFQILGRRMTYKDAFQYASRNLLGKNTIIMNSDNYVHEGFEHLDENILADKTMYALTRREIAEEGRKCNYEDYCAVNYTYRGSHDAWVFRLMAPIASDILDKINYPQNYMGIEQVLIFYFKTSEGFTVKNPCRILKIVHHHCSDTRVKKDRYINGRRIDVILGIRSDKTPGELCHASFSGL